TGAGAATATGATCTATAAAATGTGTTCTCTCTTACTTACTAATCATCTACGTGTTATTACATATTATGGACCGACTATCGTACGTACGATATTGTAATCAGCCCCATGTTGTGAGAGATGGAGCATCGCATCATTGTGCCTCAAAAACGGGACTGCAGTATTCATGTGCCTGGATATGTTggtctactgtacatacatgtTTTTTGTCGGGGGCACGGCCGCGGGTAGCGCCGAAATGGTCGTTTGGAGTGAGCTCTGGGTTCTCAATGGATTCAATTGCACCAGTTGGATGGTTATGATCAAGTGAGTACTCCATTGCCGGCCTGCTACTGTAATTATAACTAGTAGTCATTTCGAACGTCACACTTTAGCCTGTGTCTCACCAGACAAAGGACGGGCCCTGCATTATCGCAACTTTAAAGACGATAAATCGACATGCAGACATGGTCATTggtgtactgtagatggagGGCGAAAAAAAGATGTGGAGCATCAGAACAAAGTGGTTGGTGTATGATGACTAATCTGGGATCTGGATGGCCCAAGACAATCCCTTTTGGTCACAGAACCGGGTTGCCGTTTGTTCCCGTCAAATTCCGAgtgtggtggtgtcgtTGTTGTGACTGACACCACGCATCATCTCAATGTATTAAGCATGGCACTTTCTGTGTCACCTTGTGTATGTCACTACATAACCCTATTATGTCTGTGTTAATATTTTCATGGCTATATAAGAGCCCCTCCTCTTGCGCCGCGTTCTTCCTTCCTCTTCCCAATCACATCACATCTTCTTCCCCCACTCAgaccagcagctcgctTTCCACCACCCAGCCACCCCCACAGCTAGCTCCTGACCATGCCCAAGACCAGCCCTACTACCACTCCTCCCCCTGCGGATACCCCCTGTGATACAGCCTCTGTTACCAAGGGCTTTGCTTCCCTGATTGTCTCCAGCGAGGGTGAGATCGTTTTTTGCTTTACCTGTCACAACACTCGCGTTGTCACAACCTCCTAACACAGCCGACCTCAAAGACAAGACGCTCGATGTCCTTAGCGACCACGACGACACCGCTGACAACAGCATCCTAGACGACCCCGAGCCCAACTCGTTCACCTCGGACTCTCTCACTGCTGCCGAGCCCGAGACCAGAGAAGATGACAAGGGAACCCCGTACTACCCCAACCAGGAACGACCGTCGCGGCCGTCGTcgtgtgtgtttgtggccaGCTTGAACGCCACCCTCACCGAcgaccagctcaacaaTTCGGTCACCCGCCACTTTGCCCAGTGGGGCTCCATTGCCTTCGTCAAGGTCCTCCGAGACCTGTGCGAGCGGCCCTACGCCTTTGTCCAGTTCAacaccgacgacgacgccAAGAacgccattgccaaggGTCAGGGAACCTACCTCGACAACCGCTACATTCGTTGCGAGCCTGCTCGAGTCAACCGAACCCTCTTTGTTTACCAAAACCCATCCACCACGTCTCCCGTAAGTATCCCCCCCCTCCGATGATGTCACGACGACTGAAACATCCTTACTAACCTAGCAACTCAAAAGCTATCTcgaggagtttggagaGGTCGAAGATCTCGTCAATACCTGTGTTCGATCCAGATCGTCCGAAACCAACCGAGGTTGGTTTGCTCGCTTTGCTTACCGATCCGATGCCATCAAGGCTTACCTCCATATCCGAACCCAGGGTGATTTCGAGGTTGAGTGGGCCCAAAACCTCAACAATGACTTCAGCAAGACCACTGTCACCACGGTCGACCCCAAGTCCATCTTCATTGGCCAGCTGAACCCCGCCACCACCCCCGAAGACCTGCGGGCTGTGTTTGGCCGGCATGGCACCATTGTCTCCTGCCAGATCCAGTTCAAGGAGCGGGACAGGACCTCTTCCATCAAGACGCTTGCTCGGCGGCCGTCTGCATTTGCCTTTGTCTCCTACGAAGAACCCTCCTCCGCCGACGCTGCcgttgagaaggagaaccaCAGCATTCTCCGGAACCACACAATCCATGTCCAGTATAAGGAGGTCCAGCACCAGAagaccaaccccaaccacCTGCCCACGTTGGAGTTTGCCCCCCCTCCCGTGAACATCCCGGCCCTGGGCCGGCAACAGCACCAGCCGCGGCGGCACCACTCTCTGCCTTTGTACAATGCTGGCAACCCTCCCTCTGGTCCCCGACAGCGTGGTTTTTCCATGTATGGCCAGCCGCCCAAAGGTCAGGATGTTGACAGCCATCCGTCGGACAAGCCCCAGGAGGCTGACGGGGaccccaagcccaaggtCAACATTGGCACACCCTTCTACCCCAGACAGCCGCGGGCTGTGTCCTACGGAGGAGGTGGGGGGCTGCAGAACAGCCGGTGGGCTCCTCAGGGCCAATACCGgatggacaaggacaacCACTACCACCACAACCCTCACCACCACTACGGAGGCAACGGGTATCGAGGAGGCGGTGGTGGATACGGCGGTCGACGTCACTACCGGCCCAAGGCTTACGGGCCTACTCCGGTGCCCTACTACGTGGACTACCAGGACTGGTATGCTCCCAATGGCCCTCACATGGCGGCGGGCGCAGGATATTACGTGGACCCGCCCATGTCTCAGAAGCCCCATGTCCGAGGGGACGGTGGACACCACAACTAGACGGGTTCTGCAGTGTCCCTGCTGATTGCTAGATAGAGAGGTGTTTTGTGCTTACCGTGTAGACGTGTCATGCGGGGCAGTGTTGTTGCACATGTCCCGTGCGTCTGGGGTCTCAGAACAGGTCTTGTTTTGATCTGTTGTGGCCGATTTGTGTTTAGTGTATTTAAGTGTAAATAAAAATTGATCAAGCGAAAGCCAGATTATGTAGGGAGGTGTTGGAAGGGGTGGAGGGGTGGGGGGGGTGGGAGAGCTATTAAGGAGAGTCTGTGGGCGTGGTGTGGCCAAAGCCCCCCACCCCCCTACTGACGGCAGGTGCATGATTGCTTGTATTGTTCTTGTGAGTAGGTTGCGCAGTGGCAAAATAGGCGCCTATTGGTGTTGGCATGCGGGCTGGTGGAGCCGTCCATGTGATTGCAGCATACTGCCACAGGGTGACCACACCCGCTGCCGGACACTCTCCCGGGAAACTCGTGGGGAATGCATGTATGGCGCGTGTTGGGTGCGTATCTTCCTTAGGAGTGTACATCAAACACCCTGTAGGCTGAAAGTTGAGCGTGTGACCATATTTTAGCGTGAAAAAATCAGAGTTTACAGATAGCGGTAAATTctattaaaaaaaattacgGCGCAAATCTTTTGGTCTTTTGGGCGACGGCGAGAGAAAAATAGGCTTGGTGAAAAGGCGCTACTGTGCTACTCTCAAGCTATCGGCGGTTGTGGACTTCTGCAGTGTGGGCGTTGGAGCGTTGGAGAGCGCCCAAAAAGGGCTGTGCACGTGACAGTCCAGGGGCTATCTGTCGGTCTATCGAGTCCCATGTCTGCTATCCGAGTTGGgctcttgtttttttgtgggGTCTTTGTCGCCGCAACACCTGAAGTATATTGACGGTGGGTTATCTATTGGACctgggtttttttttttgccggGAAATTAAGCTTTTGATTGACCTGCTAAGCAACAAAAGGTTTGCGGGATGAAtca
This genomic interval from Yarrowia lipolytica chromosome 1E, complete sequence contains the following:
- a CDS encoding uncharacterized protein (Compare to YALI0E16863g, some similarities with uniprot|P38741 Saccharomyces cerevisiae YHL024w RIM4 No sporulation), translated to MTNLGSGWPKTIPFGHRTGLPFVPVKFRVWWCRCSDLKDKTLDVLSDHDDTADNSILDDPEPNSFTSDSLTAAEPETREDDKGTPYYPNQERPSRPSSCVFVASLNATLTDDQLNNSVTRHFAQWGSIAFVKVLRDLCERPYAFVQFNTDDDAKNAIAKGQGTYLDNRYIRCEPARVNRTLFVYQNPSTTSPVSIPPLR
- a CDS encoding uncharacterized protein (Compare to YALI0E16885g, similar to Saccharomyces cerevisiae SBP1 (YHL034C) and RNP1 (YLL046C); ancestral locus Anc_4.7, weakly similar to DEHA0F03850g Debaryomyces hansenii); translated protein: MYGQPPKGQDVDSHPSDKPQEADGDPKPKVNIGTPFYPRQPRAVSYGGGGGLQNSRWAPQGQYRMDKDNHYHHNPHHHYGGNGYRGGGGGYGGRRHYRPKAYGPTPVPYYVDYQDWYAPNGPHMAAGAGYYVDPPMSQKPHVRGDGGHHN